The Halostagnicola larsenii XH-48 DNA segment AAATTCGGTTCTGAGGCGGTTCTTTCCGTTCTACGGCGACGAAGTGGATTTGAGTGCAGCAACCATCTTCCTGCTGAGAAGAAATAGCGACGATCGAATGCCATTCCGAGTATAGCGGATTGGCACCGCTTGACATGCATTGGTCGCATCATTCCGAGAATCCGCGCGTATTCAACACTATAGGTCCCCTCTTCTGCCCTTTTGAAACGAGATAGCTCGGCCAAACGATCCCCCCAGTGAGATGGAAATGTCATAACATACACTATAGTGGGCCAGAGGCGATTCGAATCAAGAGCGGTCCACTCACCCCGTAGTCTGAACGATACCCCGCCGGTTATCATCCTGAAAGAGCGCAGCTATTCCGTCTTTGCTGTGTCTCAGGAAAGAGACTGGACAACTACTCGGCAGCATGCTTCTCTACTGATGGGTGTCAACGGTCCGTAAAGCCGTTCAGAGGGAAATCGAATACATCAACACGAGTAATCCGTCTTTTTGGAGTGGATCAGCCAGTAACTAAACGAGCCAACGTATCACCGGATGGTATCATTTCCGAGCAAATCGGATGGGGAGTGTTCCCACAAAACAAACCGTGATGTGAGTACGCAGCGGAGTCAGTGCCAGAATTTCGTCGACAAGAAAACCGAGAATGTCTGGAGGGGACGCCCTAAGACGGGGACTGTTCGCCTCTACCGGTATACTTAACCTATTAGGACCGCACTTTCACCTTGTGATTGGAGAAATAGATCATATCGAAATCGAAGCGAGCGATGCCGAAGAAACGGCCGCGTTCCTGAAGAAGCTCGGGTACGAAGAACTCCGAAAAACGGAACATCACGGGGAGTCCGTCGAGCTTCAGCCAGGGGGTGAAACCGAGGGACCGATTTTCGAAATCCACACTGTCGAAGGCGAAGAGGTGCCCGGGATCAACCACATCGCATTCAACGTCGAGAATATCGAAGAGATAACCGACCAGCTTGAAACGGAGGAAGTCGATTCGATCGTCGGCCCGTATGACGTCGAAGCAACGGATCGGACAATTACGAACTTCCGAGACCCGGATGGACACCGCTTCCAAATCGTGTCAGACGACGACTAGAGAGGGAATTCAACAGAGAGATCATGGATCAGAGAAACAGTTTTCGAGAACAGGTAGAAAATGGAACCCCCGTCTATGGTGCACGCTCCTCACTATTTTCACCGACGGTTATCGAAATTTACGGCGAGTTAGGTTTCGATTTCGTCTGGCTGGACTTCGAGCACATGGGGCCGAGCCCATACGACAGTACCGTCTTCGAGGAACTCACACGAGCGGCGGAAGTTGCGGACATCGAACTGTTCGTTCGGCTCCCATCGGGCCATCCACCACTCGTCAGAAAGGTGCTCGATACGGGCGTCCGAAATATCTTGATCCCACGGGTCGATACCGCCAATGAGATTCGAGAGGCGGTGAAAGCGAGTCGGTTCGTCTACGAGGGTGAACCAGGTGAAAGAGGCATGGCAAGCGGCCGATCCCGAACGTGGGGCTTCGCCGATGACTACGTAGCGACTGAAGATGATGCGGTCTATATCGGAGCGATGATCGAGAAGACGACCGCAATCGACGAACTGGAAGAGATCCTTTCCGTTCCGGAGCTCGGCTTCGTCTTCATCGGCCCTTCAGACCTCTCTGTCCAGATGGGACATCCAACAGACAAGACTCATCCGGACGTTATAGAGCAGATCAGCGAAATCGAAACTGCTTGTCGATCGGCCGATGTTCCCATGGGGAAAATCGAGAACGACCCGGATGACGTGCAGAAAGCGGTTGACGATGGATACCGGATCATTCGAACGGGCGGTGATATCTCCTCGATCCGTTCGACACTCGAGAGTCACCTCGAGAAACTCGAGAAGTGATAGGAACTCAGATATTTCCCGTCAGCAGTGCGTCAGCGCGTGTGGCTGGGAAAGAATAACCGCGAGAGACGTTTTGATGGCAACGACAGGTGGTCCAACAGTAGCGTTCCAAGACTGGAGAGAGCGAGGGGAAGGCATCTACTCCGAAGCTACACCGGCGACGTCGTACTCCATCTGTATATTCTATTACCTGTATTCGCAGTTAGAAGTCCGTCTATATTTCCAGCGTAGTGAACCTTGACCTGAGGTCGGGCTTCAGGGCACTCGCCCTACATATTATCGATCAGCGATCACAGATCTGTTTCGAGTTCATGGACCTCTTTACGGACTGTTCGAACGTTCTCAATTTGCTTCTCGTTGGTTTCTGCGAGTATCTCGATCTGGTCTGCAACCGTCTCGATCTGGTCGACTGACCTGCCGAGCATAGTCGCGACCTCTTCCGTTGTCGCCGCTTGATCATCGGTAGCTCCTGCGATTTGTTCGATTCCGGTGTTTGCTTCTTCGATAGCGGATTCGATTGCTGATTGCTTCTCGTCGACGATCTGGGCTCGTTCACTCGCCTCATCGACACGGCGACTCGTTGTCTCGATGCTGCTGATCGTTTCGGTCGTATTTTTCCGAATATCGTCGACGATGTCCTCGATCGTTTCAACCTCTCCTTTCGATTGATCGGCCAGTTCTTTCACCTCATCAGCGACGACGCTAAATCCCCCTGCACCTGAATCAATTTGTGCTGCTTGGATGTTCGCGTTCACGGCTAATAAGTTGGTTTCATCAGCTATTGTATCGATAACGTCGACGACTGTATCGATTTCTTCCATCCGTCGTTCGAGTTCGTAGCTATTTTCTGATAACGTTTCAGTAGCAGCCCGGACGTCTTCGATGATCGATACGATCTCCTTCGTCGCCGTTTCGGAGTCGATAGCCAGTTCAGCAGCGGTCTCACTCTGGCCGCTAACTTCCTCAGCACTGGCAGAAATCTCTTCGACGGTCGCCGACAGCCGTTCCATTTCGTTCCGAACTTCACTGAGGTTGTCGACTTGCTCCGCAGCAAGTTCATCGACTTCTTCGCTTATTTCCGCATTTGTCCCAGCTGCTGAAAGCAGATCTTCAACGGCGTTTTCGATGGTGGCACTAATGTCCTCTTGGGCCTGTTCTAACTCCTTTCTCTGTTCAACCAGGTCCGTCACAACGGATGCATACTCAAACGCGCCGATCGATTCGCCATCGGGAGTGCGCAATGGGGACCCAGCAGCGCGAATATGCCAACTCCCATCCTCGCTATTAGCGGACCGAATCTGCTCTTCGCGAATGGTTTCGCCGGTTCGAGCAATTGTCTCAGCTAATGTTTCATCAACGCTATCAGTTCCAAGCACGTCCATCGCCTGCTCTCCGATAGCTTGATCTTTCGTTATCCCGGTCAGTTCGACATGCGCTTCGTTCCAATGTGTGATCATCCCCTCGTCGTCGACGACCATCGCTGGCTCCGGGAAATCCGTGACAAGGCTATTGAAGAGATCATGCCAAAAATCGCGTTCCGCTTTTACTTCCTGTAATTCAGTCTCGTGGACGTCGCTTTCTGGCCGCAGCAGTATCTGCTCATCAGTCATTATACTCTACACGATAGACAATTCACATGTATCTAACGGCCGGATTTGAAGACATAATCGGAGCCTCGTCAAAAACGTTGCCGAGTGAAACTCTCTCGTGTGAAAACGAAGATTAGAGTGGATACTCTCGAGGCTGATGCTGAATCGAGACCCACTTCGTCTCCGTGATTTCGTGAAGGAACGCGTCGCTGTTGTAGGTCCCCACGCCGGAGGCGCCGATACCGCTGAACGGCACGTGGGCTTCATCGTTGATGGGTTGGTCGTTGATGTGAACGTTTCCGGTCTCCATGCGGTCTGCAATATCCTTCGCGACTTCCAGGTCATCGGCATGAACGGCACCGGAGAGGCCATACTCGGTATCGTTGGCGATTTCGATGGCTTCGTCGATGTCACTGAACGGAATCACGGGTGCAATTGGGCCGAAGTGCTCGTTGCACGCAGCCGCCATGTCGTTTGTGACGTCTGAGAGCACCGTTGGCTCGACCACGAGCGAGTCTTCGGCTCCCTCGAGATCGACAGTTGCTCCGCCCGTTTCTAACGTCGCACCGGCTTCAGTAGTTTCCGTTACATACTCCAGCATCTCGTCGCGCTGTGACTCGTCGATAATTGGGCCAACGGCTGTATCCTCTTCGTGTGCGCTTCCCACCCGTAGCTCTTCGGCGCGTTCAACGAGACGTTCAACGTACTCGTCGTAGATGTCTTCGTGGACGATATGGCGATTGATGGAAATACAGACCTGCCCTTGGTGAACGAACGATCCGAAGGTCGCGCTGTCGATAGCGCGATCGAGGTCGGCGTCGCCAGTGACCACGAATGCATTGTTCCCCCCGAGTTCCATCGCTGGTACTGCCAAGTTTTCGGCTGCGAGCCCCGCGACGTGCTGGCCAACTTCCGTAGACCCGGTGAACGAGACGACATCGCTCTCCGGATGGCTGGCAACAGCGTCGCCGATTTCGGACCCCCGCCCCGTTACGACGTTCAGGACGCCGTCCGGGAGGTCGGTTTCTTCGAAGAGTTTGCCGAACAACAGCCCTCCCGTAATTGGGGAGTTCGTGGAAGGCTTGAGAACGACACTGTTGCCCGCTGCGATTGCAGGTGCAACAGCGCGCATCGAGAGGTTCAGCGGGAAGTTCCACGGCGAAATCACCGTAACGACGCCTTTCGGCTCACGTTTGACGTGGTTCTCCTTTCCAGGGATGTTAGAATCGGCGTACTCGCCTTTCATTCGCCGCGGCAGCGTCGCTGCTTCGGAAGCATGATCGGTTGCGATCTGAATCGAAGTTTCGCCCATAATACGTGAGCCTCCGACTTCGTGTGCGAGTAACTCGATTATATCCTCACTGTGTTCCTGGAGGGTCTGTATGAGCTGCTGGACAACCGCTTGCCGATGGGCAGGTGGTTGTTCACCCCAGTCTTCTTGAGCAGCGGCTGCAGCTTCATAGGCCGCATCGATATCCGCTTCCGTAGCGGAGGGTACTTCCGTCAGTTTCTCACGGGTAGAGGGATCCTCGACGGATAGAGTGCTCCCGTCTTGGCTCGGAACCCAGTCGCCGTTGATATAAAGCTCGTTCCAGTTATCGTCGATTGTGATGTCGTTCGCCATTGCGCTTTACCAAACGGTATAATACCCTAAAATAGGAAAGAATGAGGAGAGAATCCCCGATACATCACGGATAATCACGTAAGAATTCGGTACAATCGACGAGTCGCGTACGTTAATATCTATTAGAACTTTTTACTCATAATCTACTGTACTATGCAGTAGGTTATCTTCTTGCAGAAATGGACGCCATCGAATACGGTTGTCGCCAAGAGCCACACGAAGCAGTACTCACCTCGAGCTGTCGACCGCCGTTGAAGAAACGGGATTGAGGTGTCAGAAAGAGCGTCTGAAAGCAGCTGAGACTAATGAAATCGATCGAGAGGAGATCGACGAAGAGATGAAAGCGACGGTGGATAAACATCCCAATAGTCCGTATCGATCACCCAAGAATTCTTTCCGGGTCGCCACGTACCGCGTGGTTTCCCGTGGTACGCAGCCGTCTGTCGAACTTCCTGGTCTACGCGACT contains these protein-coding regions:
- a CDS encoding HpcH/HpaI aldolase family protein, which encodes MDQRNSFREQVENGTPVYGARSSLFSPTVIEIYGELGFDFVWLDFEHMGPSPYDSTVFEELTRAAEVADIELFVRLPSGHPPLVRKVLDTGVRNILIPRVDTANEIREAVKASRFVYEGEPGERGMASGRSRTWGFADDYVATEDDAVYIGAMIEKTTAIDELEEILSVPELGFVFIGPSDLSVQMGHPTDKTHPDVIEQISEIETACRSADVPMGKIENDPDDVQKAVDDGYRIIRTGGDISSIRSTLESHLEKLEK
- a CDS encoding aldehyde dehydrogenase family protein: MANDITIDDNWNELYINGDWVPSQDGSTLSVEDPSTREKLTEVPSATEADIDAAYEAAAAAQEDWGEQPPAHRQAVVQQLIQTLQEHSEDIIELLAHEVGGSRIMGETSIQIATDHASEAATLPRRMKGEYADSNIPGKENHVKREPKGVVTVISPWNFPLNLSMRAVAPAIAAGNSVVLKPSTNSPITGGLLFGKLFEETDLPDGVLNVVTGRGSEIGDAVASHPESDVVSFTGSTEVGQHVAGLAAENLAVPAMELGGNNAFVVTGDADLDRAIDSATFGSFVHQGQVCISINRHIVHEDIYDEYVERLVERAEELRVGSAHEEDTAVGPIIDESQRDEMLEYVTETTEAGATLETGGATVDLEGAEDSLVVEPTVLSDVTNDMAAACNEHFGPIAPVIPFSDIDEAIEIANDTEYGLSGAVHADDLEVAKDIADRMETGNVHINDQPINDEAHVPFSGIGASGVGTYNSDAFLHEITETKWVSIQHQPREYPL
- a CDS encoding methyl-accepting chemotaxis protein, translating into MTDEQILLRPESDVHETELQEVKAERDFWHDLFNSLVTDFPEPAMVVDDEGMITHWNEAHVELTGITKDQAIGEQAMDVLGTDSVDETLAETIARTGETIREEQIRSANSEDGSWHIRAAGSPLRTPDGESIGAFEYASVVTDLVEQRKELEQAQEDISATIENAVEDLLSAAGTNAEISEEVDELAAEQVDNLSEVRNEMERLSATVEEISASAEEVSGQSETAAELAIDSETATKEIVSIIEDVRAATETLSENSYELERRMEEIDTVVDVIDTIADETNLLAVNANIQAAQIDSGAGGFSVVADEVKELADQSKGEVETIEDIVDDIRKNTTETISSIETTSRRVDEASERAQIVDEKQSAIESAIEEANTGIEQIAGATDDQAATTEEVATMLGRSVDQIETVADQIEILAETNEKQIENVRTVRKEVHELETDL
- a CDS encoding VOC family protein, whose protein sequence is MIGEIDHIEIEASDAEETAAFLKKLGYEELRKTEHHGESVELQPGGETEGPIFEIHTVEGEEVPGINHIAFNVENIEEITDQLETEEVDSIVGPYDVEATDRTITNFRDPDGHRFQIVSDDD